A part of Loxodonta africana isolate mLoxAfr1 chromosome 11, mLoxAfr1.hap2, whole genome shotgun sequence genomic DNA contains:
- the ZNF24 gene encoding zinc finger protein 24, producing MSAQSVEEDSILIIPTPDEEEKILRVKLEEDPDGEEGSSIPWNHLPDPEVFRQRFRQFGYQDSPGPREAVSQLRELCRLWLRPETHTKEQILELVVLEQFVAILPKELQTWVREHHPENGEEAVTVLEDLESELDDPGQPVSLRRRKREVLVEEVVSQDEAQGLPSSELDAVENQLKWASWELHSLRHCDDARTENGALAPKQEIPSAVEAHDVVPGTLNVGVPQIFKYGEACFPKGRFERKRNPSRKKQHICDECGKHFSQGSALILHQRIHSGEKPYGCVECGKAFSRSSILVQHQRVHTGEKPYKCLECGKAFSQNSGLINHQRIHTGEKPYECVQCGKSYSQSSNLFRHQRRHNAEKLLNVVKV from the exons ATGTCTGCACAGTCAGTGGAAGAAGATTCAATACTTATCATCCCAACTCcagatgaagaagaaaaaattctgagagTAAAGTTAGAGGAAGACCCTGATGGTGAAGAGGGATCAAGTATCCCCTGGAACCATCTTCCTGACCCAGAGGTTTTCCGACAACGATTCAGGCAGTTTGGATACCAGGACTCACCTGGACCTCGTGAAGCTGTAAGCCAGCTCCGAGAACTTTGCCGTCTGTGGCTCAGAccagaaacacacacaaaagaacagATCTTGGAGCTGGTAGTGCTGGAACAGTTTGTAGCCATTCTACCCAAGGAGTTACAGACTTGGGTTCGAGAGCATCATCCAGAGAATGGAGAGGAGGCAGTGACGGTGCTGGAGGATTTGGAGAGTGAGCTTGATGACCCTGGACAACCG GTTTCTCTTCGTCGACGAAAACGGGAAGTGCTGGTAGAGGAGGTAGTATCTCAAGACGAAGCTCAGGGATTACCAAGTTCTGAGCTTGATGCTGTGGAGAACCAGCTCAAGTGGGCATCCTGGGAGCTCCATTCACTAAGGCACTGTG atGATGCTAGGACTGAAAATGGAGCGCTAGCTCCAAAGCAGGAGATTCCTTCAGCAGTAGAAGCCCATGATGTTGTTCCTGGCACTCTCAATGTAGGTGTTCCTCAGATTTTTAAATACGGAGAAGCCTGTTTCCCCAAGGGCAGGtttgaaagaaagagaaatccCTCTCGAAAGAAACAGCATATATGTGATGAATGTGGAAAACACTTCAGTCAGGGCTCAGCCCTTATTCTTCATCAAAGAATTCACAGTGGGGAGAAGCCCTATGGATGTGTTGAGTGTGGGAAAGCATTCAGCAGAAGTTCCATCCTTGTGCAACACCAGAGAGTCCATACTGGAGAAAAACCTTATAAGTGTCttgaatgtgggaaggcctttagcCAGAATTCTGGGCTTATTAATCATCAGAGAATCCATACTGGGGAGAAACCTTACGAATGTGTTCAGTGTGGGAAATCCTATAGTCAAAGCTCAAATCTTTTTAGACATCAGAGGAGACACAATGCAGAAAAACTTCTGAATGTTGTGAaagtttaa